The following are from one region of the Arcobacter defluvii genome:
- a CDS encoding helix-hairpin-helix domain-containing protein: MAFSKEEKEELLKIKFVGETVIKRFEQIGIDSLEKLSNSSVEEITDIVSDILGSSCWKNSPQAKKAVSNAIEFARERTLNF, translated from the coding sequence ATGGCATTTTCAAAAGAAGAAAAAGAAGAACTTTTAAAAATAAAGTTTGTAGGCGAAACTGTAATAAAAAGATTTGAACAAATAGGAATTGACTCTTTAGAAAAACTTTCAAATAGTAGTGTAGAAGAAATAACAGATATAGTTTCAGATATTTTAGGAAGTAGTTGTTGGAAAAACTCCCCACAAGCTAAAAAAGCTGTTTCTAATGCTATTGAGTTTGCGAGAGAGAGGACTTTAAATTTTTAA
- a CDS encoding GNAT family N-acetyltransferase has translation MLNKQFFLINYDCFYVHYKYQNSGIGKLLLNHIFKIVKEENIAKIKVDVSITAKSFFEKFEFMEVKKNVVKRDDIELINFSMEK, from the coding sequence ATGTTAAATAAACAATTTTTTCTTATAAATTATGATTGTTTTTATGTTCATTATAAATATCAAAATAGTGGTATTGGAAAATTACTTTTAAATCATATATTTAAAATCGTAAAAGAAGAAAACATAGCTAAAATCAAAGTTGATGTAAGTATAACTGCAAAATCATTTTTTGAAAAGTTTGAGTTTATGGAAGTTAAGAAAAATGTAGTAAAAAGAGATGATATTGAGCTAATAAATTTTAGTATGGAAAAATAA
- a CDS encoding GNAT family N-acetyltransferase, producing the protein MKEFLEETQIIDFNNKEVLALAQELAKDCKTDEEIAKNCFIYVRDNINHSGDFKDEITTYKASDVLKYKTGWCYAKSHLLSALLRANGIPTGFCYQRLSCSEYKKDIYCLHGLNAIYLKKFGWYKIDARGNKKGVNAQFTPPLEQLAFKLEKNEFDLAKIYSKPLDVVVEALKKNKTYDEMINIFPDVEYFIGKAKTLDALRLSVISKDLTKYIFEKEVPKWFEDELSQESFEKRISSLEYEHFVYVIKDEIVGFIAIKDKTRLFHLFVDEKYHKKGIAKELWNYIKENFDVSTVSVNSSIYAIKTYESFGFKISGEQKEHLGLKYQPMNYRC; encoded by the coding sequence ATGAAAGAATTTTTAGAAGAAACCCAAATAATTGATTTTAACAATAAAGAAGTTTTAGCTCTTGCACAAGAGTTGGCAAAAGATTGTAAAACAGATGAAGAAATAGCGAAGAATTGTTTTATTTATGTAAGAGACAATATCAATCATAGTGGTGATTTTAAAGATGAAATAACTACTTATAAAGCTAGTGATGTTTTGAAATACAAAACTGGTTGGTGTTATGCAAAATCTCATCTTTTATCAGCACTTTTAAGAGCAAATGGTATTCCCACGGGATTTTGTTATCAAAGATTATCTTGTAGTGAATATAAAAAAGATATTTATTGTTTACATGGATTAAATGCGATTTATTTAAAAAAGTTTGGTTGGTATAAAATCGATGCAAGAGGAAATAAAAAAGGTGTAAATGCACAGTTTACTCCACCTTTGGAACAACTCGCTTTTAAACTAGAAAAAAATGAGTTTGATTTAGCAAAGATTTATTCAAAACCTTTAGATGTTGTAGTTGAAGCTTTGAAAAAAAATAAAACTTATGATGAAATGATAAATATTTTTCCTGATGTTGAATATTTTATAGGAAAAGCAAAAACTTTAGATGCTTTGAGATTAAGTGTAATATCAAAAGATTTAACAAAATATATTTTTGAAAAAGAAGTACCAAAATGGTTTGAAGATGAACTTTCACAAGAGAGTTTTGAAAAAAGAATTTCTAGTTTAGAGTATGAGCATTTTGTTTATGTGATAAAAGATGAAATCGTAGGATTTATAGCAATCAAAGATAAAACTCGACTTTTTCATCTTTTTGTTGATGAAAAATATCATAAAAAAGGAATTGCAAAAGAGCTTTGGAACTATATCAAAGAGAATTTTGATGTTTCAACTGTGAGTGTAAATTCATCAATTTATGCTATAAAAACTTATGAATCTTTTGGTTTTAAAATAAGTGGTGAACAAAAAGAGCATCTAGGTTTAAAATATCAACCAATGAATTATAGATGTTAA
- a CDS encoding chorismate mutase — protein MIECNSIDEVRNNINNIDEQIVKLIALRGTFVKQAAKFKKDSDAVKASKRVEEVISKVKNIARLNGANEEVVENVYKAMIESFIKLEMKEFENLK, from the coding sequence ATGATTGAATGTAATTCAATAGATGAAGTAAGAAATAACATAAATAATATCGATGAGCAAATAGTAAAATTAATCGCTTTAAGAGGTACTTTTGTAAAACAAGCTGCTAAATTTAAAAAAGATAGTGATGCTGTAAAAGCTTCTAAAAGAGTGGAAGAAGTAATTTCAAAAGTAAAAAATATTGCACGATTAAATGGTGCAAATGAAGAAGTTGTTGAAAACGTTTATAAAGCTATGATAGAAAGTTTTATAAAGCTTGAGATGAAAGAGTTTGAAAATTTAAAATGA